A section of the Pan paniscus chromosome 11, NHGRI_mPanPan1-v2.0_pri, whole genome shotgun sequence genome encodes:
- the FAM219A gene encoding protein FAM219A isoform X1 — MMEEIDRFQVPTAHSEMQPLDPAAASISDGDCDAREGESVAMNYKPSPLQVKLGKEGSYSSLQEPETLRGISEAKNVPEKQREMARKGSLKNGSMGSPVNQQPKKNNVMARTRLVVPNKGYSSLDQSPDEKPLVALDTDSDDDFDMSRYSSSGYSSAEQINQDLNIQLLKDGYRLDEIPDDEDLDLIPPKSVNPTCMCCQATSSTACHIQ; from the exons GACCCAGCCGCCGCCTCCATCTCTGACGGAGACTGTGACGCCCGGGAGGGTGAGTCAGTAGCCATGAATTACAAACCATCCCCGCTCCAAGTGAAGCTGG GCAAAGAGGGCAGTTACAGTTCTCTGCAGGAGCCTGAAACTCTAAGAGGCATCTCTGAAGCCAAGAACGTTCCAG AGAAGCAGCGGGAGATGGCCCGGAAGGGCTCCCTGAAGAATGGCAGCATGGGTAGCCCTGTCAACCAGCAACCCAAGAAGAACAATGTCATGGCCCGAACAAG GCTGGTTGTCCCCAATAAAGGCTACTCCTCACTTGACCAGAGCCCTGATGAGAAGCCACTGGTAGCCCTTGACACGGACAG CGATGATGACTTTGACATGTCTAGATACTCCTCCTCCGGCTACTCCTCTGCTGAG CAGATCAACCAAGATTTGAACATCCAGCTGCTGAAGGATGGCTACCGGTTAGATGAGATCCCCGACGACGAGGACCTAGACCTCATCCCCCCCAAGTCCGTGAACCCCACGTGCATGTGCTGCCAGGCCACGTCCTCCACCGCCTGCCACATTCAGTAG
- the FAM219A gene encoding protein FAM219A isoform X2 produces MMEEIDRFQVPTAHSEMQPLDPAAASISDGDCDAREGESVAMNYKPSPLQVKLGKEGSYSSLQEPETLRGISEAKNVPEKQREMARKGSLKNGSMGSPVNQQPKKNNVMARTRLVVPNKGYSSLDQSPDEKPLVALDTDSDDDFDMSRYSSSGYSSAEINQDLNIQLLKDGYRLDEIPDDEDLDLIPPKSVNPTCMCCQATSSTACHIQ; encoded by the exons GACCCAGCCGCCGCCTCCATCTCTGACGGAGACTGTGACGCCCGGGAGGGTGAGTCAGTAGCCATGAATTACAAACCATCCCCGCTCCAAGTGAAGCTGG GCAAAGAGGGCAGTTACAGTTCTCTGCAGGAGCCTGAAACTCTAAGAGGCATCTCTGAAGCCAAGAACGTTCCAG AGAAGCAGCGGGAGATGGCCCGGAAGGGCTCCCTGAAGAATGGCAGCATGGGTAGCCCTGTCAACCAGCAACCCAAGAAGAACAATGTCATGGCCCGAACAAG GCTGGTTGTCCCCAATAAAGGCTACTCCTCACTTGACCAGAGCCCTGATGAGAAGCCACTGGTAGCCCTTGACACGGACAG CGATGATGACTTTGACATGTCTAGATACTCCTCCTCCGGCTACTCCTCTGCTGAG ATCAACCAAGATTTGAACATCCAGCTGCTGAAGGATGGCTACCGGTTAGATGAGATCCCCGACGACGAGGACCTAGACCTCATCCCCCCCAAGTCCGTGAACCCCACGTGCATGTGCTGCCAGGCCACGTCCTCCACCGCCTGCCACATTCAGTAG
- the FAM219A gene encoding protein FAM219A isoform X4: MMEEIDRFQVPTAHSEMQPLDPAAASISDGDCDAREGKEGSYSSLQEPETLRGISEAKNVPEKQREMARKGSLKNGSMGSPVNQQPKKNNVMARTRLVVPNKGYSSLDQSPDEKPLVALDTDSDDDFDMSRYSSSGYSSAEQINQDLNIQLLKDGYRLDEIPDDEDLDLIPPKSVNPTCMCCQATSSTACHIQ; the protein is encoded by the exons GACCCAGCCGCCGCCTCCATCTCTGACGGAGACTGTGACGCCCGGGAGG GCAAAGAGGGCAGTTACAGTTCTCTGCAGGAGCCTGAAACTCTAAGAGGCATCTCTGAAGCCAAGAACGTTCCAG AGAAGCAGCGGGAGATGGCCCGGAAGGGCTCCCTGAAGAATGGCAGCATGGGTAGCCCTGTCAACCAGCAACCCAAGAAGAACAATGTCATGGCCCGAACAAG GCTGGTTGTCCCCAATAAAGGCTACTCCTCACTTGACCAGAGCCCTGATGAGAAGCCACTGGTAGCCCTTGACACGGACAG CGATGATGACTTTGACATGTCTAGATACTCCTCCTCCGGCTACTCCTCTGCTGAG CAGATCAACCAAGATTTGAACATCCAGCTGCTGAAGGATGGCTACCGGTTAGATGAGATCCCCGACGACGAGGACCTAGACCTCATCCCCCCCAAGTCCGTGAACCCCACGTGCATGTGCTGCCAGGCCACGTCCTCCACCGCCTGCCACATTCAGTAG
- the FAM219A gene encoding protein FAM219A isoform X3, which translates to MMEEIDRFQDPAAASISDGDCDAREGESVAMNYKPSPLQVKLGKEGSYSSLQEPETLRGISEAKNVPEKQREMARKGSLKNGSMGSPVNQQPKKNNVMARTRLVVPNKGYSSLDQSPDEKPLVALDTDSDDDFDMSRYSSSGYSSAEQINQDLNIQLLKDGYRLDEIPDDEDLDLIPPKSVNPTCMCCQATSSTACHIQ; encoded by the exons GACCCAGCCGCCGCCTCCATCTCTGACGGAGACTGTGACGCCCGGGAGGGTGAGTCAGTAGCCATGAATTACAAACCATCCCCGCTCCAAGTGAAGCTGG GCAAAGAGGGCAGTTACAGTTCTCTGCAGGAGCCTGAAACTCTAAGAGGCATCTCTGAAGCCAAGAACGTTCCAG AGAAGCAGCGGGAGATGGCCCGGAAGGGCTCCCTGAAGAATGGCAGCATGGGTAGCCCTGTCAACCAGCAACCCAAGAAGAACAATGTCATGGCCCGAACAAG GCTGGTTGTCCCCAATAAAGGCTACTCCTCACTTGACCAGAGCCCTGATGAGAAGCCACTGGTAGCCCTTGACACGGACAG CGATGATGACTTTGACATGTCTAGATACTCCTCCTCCGGCTACTCCTCTGCTGAG CAGATCAACCAAGATTTGAACATCCAGCTGCTGAAGGATGGCTACCGGTTAGATGAGATCCCCGACGACGAGGACCTAGACCTCATCCCCCCCAAGTCCGTGAACCCCACGTGCATGTGCTGCCAGGCCACGTCCTCCACCGCCTGCCACATTCAGTAG
- the FAM219A gene encoding protein FAM219A isoform X7 — MMEEIDRFQDPAAASISDGDCDAREGKEGSYSSLQEPETLRGISEAKNVPEKQREMARKGSLKNGSMGSPVNQQPKKNNVMARTRLVVPNKGYSSLDQSPDEKPLVALDTDSDDDFDMSRYSSSGYSSAEQINQDLNIQLLKDGYRLDEIPDDEDLDLIPPKSVNPTCMCCQATSSTACHIQ, encoded by the exons GACCCAGCCGCCGCCTCCATCTCTGACGGAGACTGTGACGCCCGGGAGG GCAAAGAGGGCAGTTACAGTTCTCTGCAGGAGCCTGAAACTCTAAGAGGCATCTCTGAAGCCAAGAACGTTCCAG AGAAGCAGCGGGAGATGGCCCGGAAGGGCTCCCTGAAGAATGGCAGCATGGGTAGCCCTGTCAACCAGCAACCCAAGAAGAACAATGTCATGGCCCGAACAAG GCTGGTTGTCCCCAATAAAGGCTACTCCTCACTTGACCAGAGCCCTGATGAGAAGCCACTGGTAGCCCTTGACACGGACAG CGATGATGACTTTGACATGTCTAGATACTCCTCCTCCGGCTACTCCTCTGCTGAG CAGATCAACCAAGATTTGAACATCCAGCTGCTGAAGGATGGCTACCGGTTAGATGAGATCCCCGACGACGAGGACCTAGACCTCATCCCCCCCAAGTCCGTGAACCCCACGTGCATGTGCTGCCAGGCCACGTCCTCCACCGCCTGCCACATTCAGTAG
- the FAM219A gene encoding protein FAM219A isoform X12 has translation MMEEIDRFQDPAAASISDGDCDAREEKQREMARKGSLKNGSMGSPVNQQPKKNNVMARTRLVVPNKGYSSLDQSPDEKPLVALDTDSDDDFDMSRYSSSGYSSAEQINQDLNIQLLKDGYRLDEIPDDEDLDLIPPKSVNPTCMCCQATSSTACHIQ, from the exons GACCCAGCCGCCGCCTCCATCTCTGACGGAGACTGTGACGCCCGGGAGG AGAAGCAGCGGGAGATGGCCCGGAAGGGCTCCCTGAAGAATGGCAGCATGGGTAGCCCTGTCAACCAGCAACCCAAGAAGAACAATGTCATGGCCCGAACAAG GCTGGTTGTCCCCAATAAAGGCTACTCCTCACTTGACCAGAGCCCTGATGAGAAGCCACTGGTAGCCCTTGACACGGACAG CGATGATGACTTTGACATGTCTAGATACTCCTCCTCCGGCTACTCCTCTGCTGAG CAGATCAACCAAGATTTGAACATCCAGCTGCTGAAGGATGGCTACCGGTTAGATGAGATCCCCGACGACGAGGACCTAGACCTCATCCCCCCCAAGTCCGTGAACCCCACGTGCATGTGCTGCCAGGCCACGTCCTCCACCGCCTGCCACATTCAGTAG
- the FAM219A gene encoding protein FAM219A isoform X13, with protein MMEEIDRFQDPAAASISDGDCDAREEKQREMARKGSLKNGSMGSPVNQQPKKNNVMARTRLVVPNKGYSSLDQSPDEKPLVALDTDSDDDFDMSRYSSSGYSSAEINQDLNIQLLKDGYRLDEIPDDEDLDLIPPKSVNPTCMCCQATSSTACHIQ; from the exons GACCCAGCCGCCGCCTCCATCTCTGACGGAGACTGTGACGCCCGGGAGG AGAAGCAGCGGGAGATGGCCCGGAAGGGCTCCCTGAAGAATGGCAGCATGGGTAGCCCTGTCAACCAGCAACCCAAGAAGAACAATGTCATGGCCCGAACAAG GCTGGTTGTCCCCAATAAAGGCTACTCCTCACTTGACCAGAGCCCTGATGAGAAGCCACTGGTAGCCCTTGACACGGACAG CGATGATGACTTTGACATGTCTAGATACTCCTCCTCCGGCTACTCCTCTGCTGAG ATCAACCAAGATTTGAACATCCAGCTGCTGAAGGATGGCTACCGGTTAGATGAGATCCCCGACGACGAGGACCTAGACCTCATCCCCCCCAAGTCCGTGAACCCCACGTGCATGTGCTGCCAGGCCACGTCCTCCACCGCCTGCCACATTCAGTAG
- the FAM219A gene encoding protein FAM219A isoform X9: MMEEIDRFQDPAAASISDGDCDAREGESVAMNYKPSPLQVKLEKQREMARKGSLKNGSMGSPVNQQPKKNNVMARTRLVVPNKGYSSLDQSPDEKPLVALDTDSDDDFDMSRYSSSGYSSAEINQDLNIQLLKDGYRLDEIPDDEDLDLIPPKSVNPTCMCCQATSSTACHIQ, encoded by the exons GACCCAGCCGCCGCCTCCATCTCTGACGGAGACTGTGACGCCCGGGAGGGTGAGTCAGTAGCCATGAATTACAAACCATCCCCGCTCCAAGTGAAGCTGG AGAAGCAGCGGGAGATGGCCCGGAAGGGCTCCCTGAAGAATGGCAGCATGGGTAGCCCTGTCAACCAGCAACCCAAGAAGAACAATGTCATGGCCCGAACAAG GCTGGTTGTCCCCAATAAAGGCTACTCCTCACTTGACCAGAGCCCTGATGAGAAGCCACTGGTAGCCCTTGACACGGACAG CGATGATGACTTTGACATGTCTAGATACTCCTCCTCCGGCTACTCCTCTGCTGAG ATCAACCAAGATTTGAACATCCAGCTGCTGAAGGATGGCTACCGGTTAGATGAGATCCCCGACGACGAGGACCTAGACCTCATCCCCCCCAAGTCCGTGAACCCCACGTGCATGTGCTGCCAGGCCACGTCCTCCACCGCCTGCCACATTCAGTAG
- the FAM219A gene encoding protein FAM219A isoform X8, giving the protein MMEEIDRFQDPAAASISDGDCDAREGESVAMNYKPSPLQVKLEKQREMARKGSLKNGSMGSPVNQQPKKNNVMARTRLVVPNKGYSSLDQSPDEKPLVALDTDSDDDFDMSRYSSSGYSSAEQINQDLNIQLLKDGYRLDEIPDDEDLDLIPPKSVNPTCMCCQATSSTACHIQ; this is encoded by the exons GACCCAGCCGCCGCCTCCATCTCTGACGGAGACTGTGACGCCCGGGAGGGTGAGTCAGTAGCCATGAATTACAAACCATCCCCGCTCCAAGTGAAGCTGG AGAAGCAGCGGGAGATGGCCCGGAAGGGCTCCCTGAAGAATGGCAGCATGGGTAGCCCTGTCAACCAGCAACCCAAGAAGAACAATGTCATGGCCCGAACAAG GCTGGTTGTCCCCAATAAAGGCTACTCCTCACTTGACCAGAGCCCTGATGAGAAGCCACTGGTAGCCCTTGACACGGACAG CGATGATGACTTTGACATGTCTAGATACTCCTCCTCCGGCTACTCCTCTGCTGAG CAGATCAACCAAGATTTGAACATCCAGCTGCTGAAGGATGGCTACCGGTTAGATGAGATCCCCGACGACGAGGACCTAGACCTCATCCCCCCCAAGTCCGTGAACCCCACGTGCATGTGCTGCCAGGCCACGTCCTCCACCGCCTGCCACATTCAGTAG